Part of the Prevotella communis genome is shown below.
AGAGTTAGCTGGCGTGATGGGGAATGCATCGTAGTAGCCAATGAACTTCACACAGTCACCGTCGAAGGCAATGTTGCGTTCCGTCTTGTCGATGGTAACACCTCTAAACACGGGCTCCACGATATTCTCTGCAGCGGCATCCCACTTGATGATGTAAGGCGTACCAGCCACCAACTCACTAACGGCATCGCCGAAGGTCAGATGAACGGTAGTACCTGTTACAGAAGCATCAGTCAGTGTCTTAGCCGTAGCACCCTCCAGAGGAGAACCTGCCAACGTCACGTTGAAGGGCAGACAGATAGTGTTCCACTCACCGTCCTTATAGAGTGTGCGGTCTTTGAGAGCGACATTAGTAGTCTTTCCGTCGTTTGCAAGAATCTTCGCGCTATTGTCGGTGGCGTTGTCAGTCAGCTCAATTTTCTCATCAATGCGGATACGCAACTGGTTCTTTACTGACGTGACTGTACCATTGTAAGTTGTCGGTTTCGTCGGATCGTAGTTCTCATTATCATTGTACGCATAGATAGCCTGGCTAGTTGTACTTTCTGATGAGAATACACGGAACGGAGTGTTACTTGTGTAAGAGCCCGTATTATCATCGATGATGATAGCCAGGTTCTTCGTGTTGTCATAGTAGAATGGTGTATCGAGTGTGATAGTGCTCCACTGACCATGAGCGAAGGTCACATCGCCATCGAACACCTTCTCAACACCTTCTTCCATAACATTGATCCAGTCTTTGCTGCCACTGAAACTTTCCTTGCTGGTATTCACCATATAGACAACATACTTACGAGTGCGGTTTTCCCCACCTGCATTGTAGAAGTCGATATTCATAACAGTACCCGCCTGTCCCATCTCAGCAGCAGTATAAATCTGCTGGGTCAAAGAATAATTATACCAATTACTGCTAGGCAAATTTACATCTGTGCCAGTACCTGAGCCAATGACATGCTTAGTTGTAGGCTGGATACAGATTGTTGGGCTCCACTCACTGCTCACCTCATCATAAATGGCCTTAACACGAGCATAGTAATCGACATCAACCGTCAGGCCATCGAACGTTACAGTCTTTTCTGTTACATTCTTGGTATCAAGAATAGAAGAGAAGTCGCTGCTTTCACTGAGTTCAACAGTCCAATTAGCAGCATAGTTGTCGCTCCAAGTCAATGTGGCAGTTGAAGCAGTTAACTCTGAACATATAAAGTTGGTTGGCACTGCAGCATAGACATTGACATTCTTGGTGTAAGAGCCCTTGCACTTTCCACCATCCTTAGCGGTAAAGGTAAATACATAGTCACCAATCCCCTTCACCTCAGTGACAGGATTGCCGTCCTTGGTGATAGTCACCTCATAGTCAGCATCCTTGACAAATGATACGCTCTCATTAGAGATAGCGTAGGTAGGATTGATGCTGATAGCATTGCCCGAATAAACATAACTATCGTCGATGCCGTTAAAAGAACCCTCCACATAGTAAGTATTGCCATCGGCTGCTGTAATCTGACCGAAGAGACCTGTTGTAGGAACATCCTCAGCAGCGAACGCCTGTTTGCCTTGAGTTGAGCCGAATGGAGTCAGGTAGTAAGTACGCGTAAACGAGTTCATACCATTGCGATTGAAGGTAGCACTACTATTGGTGCTCATAGTAATCTCTGCAGGAGCGAACAGACAGTCAGTATACGTGATTTGGGTACCACTGGTTCCGCTGCAATATCCAACGAAACCGCCATTAGATGTAGCATTGGCTCCATTGGCTCCAAGCAGTTTTCCCTTGAAGGCACAGTTGTTGAAATACAGCTTAGCAGAACTCTCGTTCAGAGCTACGAAACCGCCACGAATACCGTCTTTAGAAGTATCGAAGGTGCTGAAAATCGACGCTGTACTTATGCAGTTCTGGATATGGGTAGTACCATAGTTATGAGCTGCGATACTTGCGCCATATTTATATCCTGTGGTAACAGTACCAGCAATGGTCAGATCCTTGACTGTAGCGTTCTTCAGATAACCGAAGGGTGCGCAGTCGTCGGCAGCTCCTGTCAGGTTAAGCGTCATGGTCTTACCTGCTGTGCCAAGGAAGGTTCCCTGGAAGCTGTTTGCCTCACTGTTACCAGCCATGGTACTGACGGTAATGTCGTCAGTCATCTTGACAAACTTGCCACTATAGTTATAATCACCACTGGTGATGTTGCCAGCGAACTTACTCCAGTCTTCATCAGAAGCGATGACATACGGATCTGTCTCAGTACCCTCACCGTTCAAGACGCCATCTACCACGTTGAACTTCAAGGTCTGTGAACCGGCGTAGTTGTCCTTACCCGTAATGGTCAGCGTGTATTCGCCTTTTTCCTTTACGGGTGCAGGATCGGTTGCGAAGGTGAAGTCGGTGTTGGCAGTCAATACTGCGCCTTCGTAGGTAACGGTCGGTGCCAAAGTAATGGCAGAACCAGTGTGCTCTATGAGATCGGCTACATTACCAATAACCACAACCTTCTTAGAGTAGTAGTCCGTCTCGTTAAGAGTCCACTCCTTCTTACAGAATGCCGTCTGAGCACCAGCATAAGCCTTTGTTCCCGTTGCTGCAATATAGTTAGCATCGGTCAGTGTCGCATCGTTGGTGTAGAACGCACCATCGACGTTTACTTCCATCACGGCACCATTGTTCTTAATAGCAATAGGATGGAACTTACCGTTACCACTCTTGCTGGCTGTTACCAGACAGTTAGTGATCTTCAGCTTACCACCATCGCTCCAACCAAGCAGGCCACCGGCATAGTTCTGGCTGTTATACAGAACACCGGTATAAGCTGTATTGCTGATATTGACAGTAGACTGGGCGCCATGACCTACTACACCACCGATGTGATGGTTAGAACCGGTCGCACAGGTAACATTCGTGTTCACCACGCAGTTTTCAATGTAGTTGACACCTGAGCGTGTGAAGCCTACCAGACCTGCTGCATGAGTAGTACCGGTGACGCTACCGTTGACGGTGAGGTTCTTGATGGTTGCACCGGCAATCTCACGGAACGGAGCTGTACCCTGTGTGCTGGTCTCGTTAATGTTGACGTTCAGCGTCTTGCCGTTACCATCGAAGAGACCTGTGAACGGATGCTCCTGTGTACCTACTGTTGCGGTTACTGCAGCTTCTGTGTTGTCAAAGTTGTCTGCCAGCTTGTAATAGTCATCATTGCCTGTACCGTTGTTGACATTTTCAGCAAAGGTAGCCCATTCCTCAGCGTTCTGGATGATGATAGCCTCCTTCACATAGAAGGTTGTCTGCTTAGTACCCGTGTAGTCACCCTTACCAGTGATAGTCAGCGTGTATTCACCAGCATCCTTGACAACGGCAGGAGTAGTTGCAACGGTGTAGTCAGTGCTCTGAACCAGTGTCTCGCCAAGACGCGTCACAACAGGTGAAACAGTGATCTCATCACCAGTATAAGGAATAATTCCACAACGAACGTTAACGGCATTACTTGCAACATCCATCTTGTCAGTATATGAACCCGAAATGGTTACATTGTCGGTAACACCTGACAGAATATGCTTACCATCAATGACATAAGGATAGGTGATAGAACCATTGGATACCGTGTACTGATCGAAGAACTTGCCTGCAGGCATGTTGTAGTTCAACGTAACCTCTGTACCATTCTTATAATAGTTCGTTTCATTATATACCATAGCAGGAGTTTCAGGCAGCGTTACCTGTGTATTCTCACCTGCAGTGACAGTAAATACGATTTCTGCACCAGATTGATCAGTACCTGTGCCTACGTTCTGGGCACCTACGCCACCAGTAGTAGATACAGTGTGGTAGTTGGCAGTGAGCGTACTGCTGTAATACTGTCCGATAACAGAACCCACATAACTCGTACCTGTCACCTCTCCTGCATTGAAGCAATTCGCAATTTTGTCAAATTGCTTGTATCCACAAACACCGCCATATTTCTCACTCATTGTACCGTTGCCCGTTATGCTAGCTAAGTTGATACAGTCTAAGATGGAATACGAAGATGAGTAACCAACGATACCTCCATGGTACTGTCCATTTACATTGTCGGCAGTCTTAATGGCTCCGCTAACACGACAATTAGACATCCCTGTGTAGGTTAAATATCCACATACGCCACCAACATATTTTTTTGCAGTGATATCGCAATCAACGACGACTACATTTTTGATAGCGGTAGAATAGCAATAAGTAACAGATCCAAATAATCCCTGATACTCTCCATCGGGTTTGTTGATATACAGACCACTGATGGTCTTGTTGTCACCATCGTAGTTGCCCTGGAAGCTGCAATTGCCATTACCGATGGCTGTGTGTTCCTTCGTCAGGGTGATGTTTTCTTTCTGCTTGTAATAGCCGTTATAGCGGGCACCGCTGTTCACGATGCTGGCCAATGCCTGCAGGTCTTCCTCGTCAGCTATGAGGTAAGGATTGCTCTCACTGTTGGCTTTTTCCGGATCTAAGAGCGGGAAGTCCACAATGTTGAAGGTCCTCGTCGTTGTGCCCTTATAGCCGTTGATACCTTTCAGTGTCAGCGTTGCCGTACCAACAACGGTGTTGTCAGTGGCCTCTACGATGTAGTCAGTACCCTCTACAAGAGGTGTGCCGCCGTTGGTCACTGTCAGTTCTGGAGTGATAGCTACGCCCTTCCAACGCTGATCGGGGATGGTTGCAATCTCAACGGTGCTCATGTCCACACCGCTGTTGTTGCTAACGATGGCTGAGATAGTGACGTCCTGGTCGGTAATGCTCAGCTTGTGCTCACCGCCAACGGTTGTCAGATTGGTCAGCGTACCGCCCTCACAAGCATAGCTAACGAAAGATACATCAGTCAGATCGGGTGTCAGCGTCAGCGTCCAGTCACCTTTCTTATAATATTTCTTTCCTGTCAGTACGCTCTCTACCACGCCTTCCTCAGCAGCGCTGATACTACCGACATGGTCGCCTGCAGTAATTATATATCCACGCTCTGCGTGACCACTGTGGTTAGATTCATTGAGGGCCTTCACCGTGCAAGGAGATGCATAATAGCAGTTGGTATAGTTGTTAGAATTATTGAAATATCCAGCAATACCACCCCTGCTATTGCTACCCTCGACAGAACCCGTATTCAGACATAGACTGAAACGGTTGGCAGAATGATTCTCATAACCCACAATGCCACCATGATATTTGCCCTCGCCAGTAATATTGGCGGCATTCTCACAAGAAGTGACACTGACATCGGATGCATAACCAATAATACCACCGTAATTCGGGCTGCCGGAAGTGGTGGAAATCGAACCTTGTGAAGTACAACCGGTGATGTCCACACAATAGCCATAGCCTACAATACCGCCATGGTATTCGGCATCGGTGACGGAGCCGACGCTCTTACCGCTAGCGTGGCAGTTCTGGATGGTGGCACGATTGCTTGAGGAAGCGTTTGCATATCCCGCGATGGCACCGACAAAATTCTGACCTGTAATATCGTAAGCATCGACGATAACGTCCTTCACCAGAGCGTTTTGACCGAGCATTCCGAACAAACCCTGATTTTTTTCAAATGGTTTCTTGATAGTCAGGTTGCTAATTTTCCTTTTGTTACCATCGAAGGTGCCACGGAAATATATATATCTATTGTCATAGTATCCACCGATGGCGGTATGCGCTGCCGTCATGGTGATGTCGTCACTCAGTTTGAAGGTCATACCAACACACTCATGACCACTGTTGACATAGGCAGCCAGACGCTCCAGGTCGCTCTCGTCGTTAATGAGATAGACCTTGTCGTCGTCCTCACCTTCAGTAGCAAACACATAGCCATCGAGACTCTCACCTACCATCACGCGGAATGAACGGGTGATAGAGCCGGTGTATCCAGCTTCATTGCCATTCTTAGCAGTGAAGGTGATGGTGTAGTTGCCAAGAGCTGCAGGAGCAGCAGGAGAAATAGCCACCTCGTAGTCAGTGTCCTTCGTCATCGTGGTTTTTCCCATTTTCAGCTTGTAGTTGACGCTGATGGCCTCGCCGTTATTGTAGGCATAGGTATCCTTCAGGTCGCTGAGGATAGCAGGCTGATAGACAGTATAGTCCTTGATGGTGCGCGTAAGATAGATGTCCTTAGCAGGAATGGCCGTCACCACCTGATGACAACCATAGTCGTCCGAAATAAAAGAAACGGTGCCAATCTTATTGACATAATAGAGACTTGTGACATAGCTGTTCTGATAAGAGCCGTATGCACCTCTGGGGTTCATCAGACTGAGGTTAGCGTAGGTACCATTCTCCAGACAGTTGGTGGTGTAGGTGTAGGCATTGCCATAGCCGAACATCGCGCCTGCCATACGCTGCTCAGAGGTGCTGCTCTGAATCTTACCTGCAAAGACGCAGTTGGTAAAATAGGTGTAGTTGTTATTGTCAGAAATCTGAACGTTACCCACCAAGCCACCAGCATAGTTGGCACCAATGGTGAGGGTGGCCGTCACCACACAGTCGGTGATGGTGTTTTTCTCGCTAGAGGAGCCGCTACCAGCCCAGCCTACCAGACCGCCGGTATACTGGCTGTCGGAAGTGATGAAGCCGGCTACCGTCAGGTTTTTGATGGTAGCATGCTTGATATAGTGGAACGGAGCCACTCCCTGTTCGTTGACGCCAGTGCCTGTTGCTGCGCTGACGATAGCGGCAGTCAGAGTATGGTTGTCACCGTCGAAGGTTCCCTTGAAAGGAGCGTCAAACAGCTGGTCGCCGCCGTCCTCGCGCAGACCGACCATCGTCGTAACGTTGTCGATATCTGCTGTGAGTTTCACGAACTCGCCCTCATAGTTGTAACCCTCGTTAACAATCTCGGCAAACTTATTCCAGTCAGCAGTGGTAGCAATGGTGTAAGGCTCAGCCTCGGTACCTGCACCACTCAGCTGAAGACCCACACGGAAACTGTGGGTCAGTGTGCCGCTGTAGCCGTTGGCATTACCTGTCACCATCATGGTGTAATTGCCAGAAGCCTGTACGGGGCTGGGCGAGAAAACTACACCATAGTTCTCGGCAGCAACAGTGTTGCCTTCCGCATCCTTAACGATAGGTGTCACTGCAATCTCTGAGCCGGTGTAAGGATAGAAATTAGGACATTCAATGCTGCCTGTAGTGAGGTTCCTGATGTCAATGATGGGCACAACCTTGTTGCCACTGATTTCCCAGTTACTTCCAAGAGCAGCCTGCAATTGGGTATTGGTCATATCGCCAACGGCTGTACCCTGAACAGTACCGTAGGCTTTTACATAATAGCTGTTATTAACTATAATATTGAATCTCGCATTATTATTACTACCACGCATAAAGGTAGCGCCATTCTGGGTGTCGGTGTTGATGGTTCCTGCCATCAAACAGTTGTTGATGTTGGTAGTATAATTACCTGTCCAACCCACAAAACCTCCATTGGCATAGGTATCAGCACCAGAGATAGTACCATCGAAAAGACAATTGTTAAGGGTAAGTGTGCCACCATTGACAACACCTACGAATCCACCGTGAGTACCATCACCAGCGATTTCGCTAGTAATGGTGACGCTGCTCCAGCAGTTGCTAATAGTGGTAGTACCTTTGCTTTCACCAACAAGACCGGTGCGGTACTTGTCATCGGAAGTATTAGAACCTGCAACGACCGTTCCTGTAGTGTGGAGGCGCTTAATGGTTGCACCATCGACATAACGGAATGGAGCACAGAACTCGCCAGAAGAAGATAAGTTGTCGAGTGTCATCGTATGGCCACAGCCATCGAAGGTACCCATAAACTTGTAAGAGCTGGTTCCCGCCATCGAAGAGATGGTGATGTCGGCACCCAGTTTGTAGCACTTACTGCCATAAGTGCCATTACTGTTGTTAATCCAGCCAACGAAGGTTGTCCAGTCGTCGGCATCAGCAATCACATAGGGGTCGCTGCTAGTTCCACTACCAGCAGGCGTACCTCCTGTTGCCCACGTCCCCACGGACGCGAGCAATGCGAGCAGGAATGTCATCACTACTCGCATTGAAGCTTTTGTTTGTAAATAATTAAACATCTGAATATATATATTTAAAAAATTAAGGTCGTGGTCGTAGCTCTACCAAAAAGGGTTAAGGTTTATGGTTGCTCATTCACGGGTGCAAAAGTACGATGAATTGGGGAAAAAAAAGGTATCAAATGATACAAATACCTATCAAATTGTACACTGTACCGAAAAATTTGGTGTTAAATTTTCGTGAAAGTGTTTGATTTTCCGTAATTTTGCACTCTGATATGATGTGTACAGATAATTTCTACTGGTATGGCGTGTCGGCAACGGCCTATTTGGTGACTTGCTGGGTGTTTGCTGGTGTGAGATGGTTTCACACTTGCAGGGCACCAAAGGAGCGTCATAGTTATATTTGGCCAGACAGGAAGATGCAAGTTTTTTTCTATCTGCTGGGCACCTGTTTGCTACCCTATGTGCTGAATCCCGGGAGCGAGTCGGCATGGATGCTGTGGAAGTCGTACTTCCCCTGTACCTATTATTTCTATTGCGGCGCACTGCTGTTTTGTTTCTTCGGTTCGGTGAAGCAATGGAATGAATGGAAGAAGGTCAGCACGCTTGCCGGTGCTATCACCATGGTGGCCATGGTGCCGCTGGTACTGGATGCATGGATTCCGGGGGGTATGCTGAAAGGAAGCTGTGCTAAGATATGGGGCAGTGTCATCGTGGCGGTGAGCATCCTGATGATGGGATATGCCGTCATGGCCATGGTCCAGATATGGAAATGGATGAAGGAGACGCGCGACCAGAACTACTCTAACCCTGAGGACTTCCCTGCAGACTATGCCCATCGTGTGTGGCTGGCCCCGGTACTGTTCACACCATGGCTCTGGGTGAGCTTTATCACAGACTCGCCCGATGTGATGATTGTGGCGAACCTGGTGCTGGCAGTCCTGAATATCATCCTGCTGATTAATGTGATGCCTGCATGGCGACGTGTAGTGATCCTGTCGCTCTCAGAGGAGGACGAGGAGCATGATGAGGAGCACGACGAGCTGGTAGAGGAGCGTACGAGGAAGATAGCCGAGGAGATAGTGCAGTTCGTGGAGAAGGACAAGGGCTATATGGATGCGCACCTGAAGCTGGAGCATGTGGTGGAGCATTGCAGCTACGGCCGTTCGTATGTTTCCGGGGTGCTGTCGGATCGTTTCGGTGGCTTCTCGGACTATGTGAACACGCTGCGCCTGAAGCAGTATGACGCGTATATGAAGGAGAACCCGCTGGCCACGACGGAGGCGGCAGCGGAAGCCAGTGGCTTCACGTCGTACCTGGCCTACCACAGGGCTAAGGAGAGACTGGAGAAAAAGAAATAAAAAACTCCGCAGATCGTCTTGGTCTGCGGAGTTTCTTTTTTCTTAGGATTCTATTTGGTCTACGGACTTAAAGGACCTTTTGGACTATAAAGCCCTTTGCGTTATCGGGTCATCTTCTGTACGAAGGTCTGACCGTTCTGGAAGAGGCGTGTGCCTGAATGCCACACAAAAGCAGTGGCAGACAGGCAAGCAACACACGGAAGGTAAAGAATCTGTTTTGTTTCATCATTATTATTGTTTATTCTTTATTCATAGCTTCTCGGCATCTTCTGTGGCATAGGTGGCCGCATCGATCACATTGCCATACTCCGACAGGGAGTAGAATATATAGCAATAGACCGCGATGCCCATGCAGAGCAACACGGTATAGGGGGTTATTTGGTGAGGGAATACGGCGGTGACCACTATCCCGCCAAGCCCAAAAAGTACGATGAGATGGCAGGATATCACAAACGAGTGGTGACCGCTGAGTACGGTACGCTTGGCTTCGGGTGTCCACCATTTTGGCGCCATTTCATCGGCTGGCATGCTTATCAGGTTGCGCCGTACAAGGAAATAGGTGCGGTAGAAAATGAAAGCAATATAACTGGCATGAGCGAAGAAAATGATAAAGGAAAAGTGGATAACGAAAAGTGAATAATTTGCTACCGCTGTCCAATAGGATGCGAGACCGACCAGGAGGATGGTGAGGTCGCGAAGGACGACTTTCTTCTTGAGATAGTCGGGACGCATCAGTGAGGTGTGGCTCCATCCGAAGAGGACACCGCCGATATGGAAATAACTGACTGAAAGGGCAGAGGCAGCTGCCGGCCATGAGGTGCGCCACTCGAAATAGGCATGCATGGCAAAACCGATGGCAAAGATGACGTAGCAAAGGGCTACCAGCATACGCGCACGACAGTAAACACCATAATTGCGGTACCAGATATTATTATACAGCAGCACGAAGGCTATCAGGAAATTGATGCCGGCTGCCATCAGAAGAACAATATGGTATAACTCGTGTGCCATTAAAGTTTATGGTTGACTAATTCCATTTTTCGGCTGCAAAAGTAATGTTTTTATATAAAAGAAGGTGTTAAAAATTCCACAATGGTGTTAGAAATTCCACAATAAGGTGTTTAAATTCCGCGAATTTTAACACCTAAATCGTCGTTTTTCCGCATTTTTTCGTAATTTTGCACTCCGAAATGGAATTGATGCAATTTTCTGCCGTCGTATTGCTGACGCTACTTGCGCTGAAGCTGCTGCTCCTGCCAAAGAAGGTGGGAGTGAATCCTGTGGTGGGAAATGCACGCTGGCTGATGACTGCCGGTATCGTTTTACTGGATATTCAGTTCCTGTTGCAATATACATTAGGATTGCGCGCCATGGGTGTGACCCAGGCAGTGATGGTCAACCTGTTATTGTTCATCCCCTGCAGTTGGAATATCTCACTGTCAATACTCTTCCTGCAGCGCAGAGGTCATGTCAGCACACTGGATAGATGGCTGGGAGGCATCGTATGGCTCATCGCACTGCTGCTGATAGGCACTGCCGCCTATATTGACGGACAGCCGCTATTCAGCGACACACCGGAACTGCACTGGGCGGAGGTAGCGTCATCCGTGCTATACCTGTTGCTACAGGGCCATTACAGTTGGCGACACCTGAAGAACCTGCGCTCTATGCGCAATACCTTGCAGAACTACTACGACCGCGATATGGACGGCATGCTGCTATGGATGCAGCTCAGCATCCTGGTGCTGATGGTACTGGCCTTGATGGTGCCACTGCTCATCTTTGTGGAGAGTAAAGGACTGGCCATATTCGGCATCCTGTTCTTTGCGGGAATATTCTACCTGGTAGACAGTTTCTCGAACTATGTGGTCAGTTCGGCTCCTAAACGAATGCTGGAGGCTGAGGAGAGTGAAGATGAAAAGGAGGAGGACACCGACCAAGCCGACTTCAGTGCCCAACTAATCACGAAATGGATTAATAATGGCGGATACCTGCAGATAGGAATGAAGTTGCCTACTACCGCCGAAGCCATCGGTATACCGCAATACCAGCTCTCTGCATGGGTCAAACAGCAGGGACTCACCTATGCCGGTTGGATAACCAGCCTGCGCATCGAAGAGGCCAAGCGTATGCTATGCGAGCATCCTGACTGGAACAATGAGACGGTGGCACAGCATTGCGGATTCAGTGACCGCAGCTATTTCCAGA
Proteins encoded:
- a CDS encoding AraC family transcriptional regulator is translated as MMCTDNFYWYGVSATAYLVTCWVFAGVRWFHTCRAPKERHSYIWPDRKMQVFFYLLGTCLLPYVLNPGSESAWMLWKSYFPCTYYFYCGALLFCFFGSVKQWNEWKKVSTLAGAITMVAMVPLVLDAWIPGGMLKGSCAKIWGSVIVAVSILMMGYAVMAMVQIWKWMKETRDQNYSNPEDFPADYAHRVWLAPVLFTPWLWVSFITDSPDVMIVANLVLAVLNIILLINVMPAWRRVVILSLSEEDEEHDEEHDELVEERTRKIAEEIVQFVEKDKGYMDAHLKLEHVVEHCSYGRSYVSGVLSDRFGGFSDYVNTLRLKQYDAYMKENPLATTEAAAEASGFTSYLAYHRAKERLEKKK
- a CDS encoding AraC family transcriptional regulator codes for the protein MELMQFSAVVLLTLLALKLLLLPKKVGVNPVVGNARWLMTAGIVLLDIQFLLQYTLGLRAMGVTQAVMVNLLLFIPCSWNISLSILFLQRRGHVSTLDRWLGGIVWLIALLLIGTAAYIDGQPLFSDTPELHWAEVASSVLYLLLQGHYSWRHLKNLRSMRNTLQNYYDRDMDGMLLWMQLSILVLMVLALMVPLLIFVESKGLAIFGILFFAGIFYLVDSFSNYVVSSAPKRMLEAEESEDEKEEDTDQADFSAQLITKWINNGGYLQIGMKLPTTAEAIGIPQYQLSAWVKQQGLTYAGWITSLRIEEAKRMLCEHPDWNNETVAQHCGFSDRSYFQTVFKKETGMTPSDFQEMKNQ
- a CDS encoding fibronectin type III domain-containing protein; its protein translation is MVGLREDGGDQLFDAPFKGTFDGDNHTLTAAIVSAATGTGVNEQGVAPFHYIKHATIKNLTVAGFITSDSQYTGGLVGWAGSGSSSEKNTITDCVVTATLTIGANYAGGLVGNVQISDNNNYTYFTNCVFAGKIQSSTSEQRMAGAMFGYGNAYTYTTNCLENGTYANLSLMNPRGAYGSYQNSYVTSLYYVNKIGTVSFISDDYGCHQVVTAIPAKDIYLTRTIKDYTVYQPAILSDLKDTYAYNNGEAISVNYKLKMGKTTMTKDTDYEVAISPAAPAALGNYTITFTAKNGNEAGYTGSITRSFRVMVGESLDGYVFATEGEDDDKVYLINDESDLERLAAYVNSGHECVGMTFKLSDDITMTAAHTAIGGYYDNRYIYFRGTFDGNKRKISNLTIKKPFEKNQGLFGMLGQNALVKDVIVDAYDITGQNFVGAIAGYANASSSNRATIQNCHASGKSVGSVTDAEYHGGIVGYGYCVDITGCTSQGSISTTSGSPNYGGIIGYASDVSVTSCENAANITGEGKYHGGIVGYENHSANRFSLCLNTGSVEGSNSRGGIAGYFNNSNNYTNCYYASPCTVKALNESNHSGHAERGYIITAGDHVGSISAAEEGVVESVLTGKKYYKKGDWTLTLTPDLTDVSFVSYACEGGTLTNLTTVGGEHKLSITDQDVTISAIVSNNSGVDMSTVEIATIPDQRWKGVAITPELTVTNGGTPLVEGTDYIVEATDNTVVGTATLTLKGINGYKGTTTRTFNIVDFPLLDPEKANSESNPYLIADEEDLQALASIVNSGARYNGYYKQKENITLTKEHTAIGNGNCSFQGNYDGDNKTISGLYINKPDGEYQGLFGSVTYCYSTAIKNVVVVDCDITAKKYVGGVCGYLTYTGMSNCRVSGAIKTADNVNGQYHGGIVGYSSSYSILDCINLASITGNGTMSEKYGGVCGYKQFDKIANCFNAGEVTGTSYVGSVIGQYYSSTLTANYHTVSTTGGVGAQNVGTGTDQSGAEIVFTVTAGENTQVTLPETPAMVYNETNYYKNGTEVTLNYNMPAGKFFDQYTVSNGSITYPYVIDGKHILSGVTDNVTISGSYTDKMDVASNAVNVRCGIIPYTGDEITVSPVVTRLGETLVQSTDYTVATTPAVVKDAGEYTLTITGKGDYTGTKQTTFYVKEAIIIQNAEEWATFAENVNNGTGNDDYYKLADNFDNTEAAVTATVGTQEHPFTGLFDGNGKTLNVNINETSTQGTAPFREIAGATIKNLTVNGSVTGTTHAAGLVGFTRSGVNYIENCVVNTNVTCATGSNHHIGGVVGHGAQSTVNISNTAYTGVLYNSQNYAGGLLGWSDGGKLKITNCLVTASKSGNGKFHPIAIKNNGAVMEVNVDGAFYTNDATLTDANYIAATGTKAYAGAQTAFCKKEWTLNETDYYSKKVVVIGNVADLIEHTGSAITLAPTVTYEGAVLTANTDFTFATDPAPVKEKGEYTLTITGKDNYAGSQTLKFNVVDGVLNGEGTETDPYVIASDEDWSKFAGNITSGDYNYSGKFVKMTDDITVSTMAGNSEANSFQGTFLGTAGKTMTLNLTGAADDCAPFGYLKNATVKDLTIAGTVTTGYKYGASIAAHNYGTTHIQNCISTASIFSTFDTSKDGIRGGFVALNESSAKLYFNNCAFKGKLLGANGANATSNGGFVGYCSGTSGTQITYTDCLFAPAEITMSTNSSATFNRNGMNSFTRTYYLTPFGSTQGKQAFAAEDVPTTGLFGQITAADGNTYYVEGSFNGIDDSYVYSGNAISINPTYAISNESVSFVKDADYEVTITKDGNPVTEVKGIGDYVFTFTAKDGGKCKGSYTKNVNVYAAVPTNFICSELTASTATLTWSDNYAANWTVELSESSDFSSILDTKNVTEKTVTFDGLTVDVDYYARVKAIYDEVSSEWSPTICIQPTTKHVIGSGTGTDVNLPSSNWYNYSLTQQIYTAAEMGQAGTVMNIDFYNAGGENRTRKYVVYMVNTSKESFSGSKDWINVMEEGVEKVFDGDVTFAHGQWSTITLDTPFYYDNTKNLAIIIDDNTGSYTSNTPFRVFSSESTTSQAIYAYNDNENYDPTKPTTYNGTVTSVKNQLRIRIDEKIELTDNATDNSAKILANDGKTTNVALKDRTLYKDGEWNTICLPFNVTLAGSPLEGATAKTLTDASVTGTTVHLTFGDAVSELVAGTPYIIKWDAAAENIVEPVFRGVTIDKTERNIAFDGDCVKFIGYYDAFPITPANSDIFYMTVGNKLKYTGVARTLNACRAYFQFDEHVVAAREFVLDFGDSQTTGIMSVDADSKVDNIYDLGGRKMNNNSHLKKGLYIQNGKKTVIK